In one window of bacterium HR17 DNA:
- the btr gene encoding HTH-type transcriptional activator Btr, producing MRSMLLKHHTGFIPSRMLESEAGSWEAISQIIEYQLLPTLDQVGAALFLPKGDPVPSNVYSAPIENQPPMWYRKCPQIVYIVQGEEQIVYRGQLYTLRARQGVILFKSGGPHISHIVTSKTIPFRDCLWFDFLPSGCVVHRCQLSFKEHLSGPHYMLLDPKLQEIFQELEEELNCSSRSNPLIVKSLLMSLFSLLVRAKLLPLKAVVYPLKESEKLPLPLRKAIQIMHRSYNRPFSLTRLAQVCGFSPFHFCRVFKNYLGTTPLRYLTQLRLEIARRLLETSSLSITEIAHLVGYSNPAYLTRLFCRFFNIPPTKVRPQPRPSHHPEPTQK from the coding sequence ATGCGTTCAATGCTACTAAAGCATCACACTGGTTTCATTCCCTCTCGCATGTTAGAAAGCGAGGCAGGAAGTTGGGAAGCGATATCTCAAATCATAGAATACCAACTACTGCCCACATTAGATCAGGTAGGCGCCGCACTTTTCCTCCCCAAAGGGGATCCTGTTCCATCAAATGTGTACTCAGCACCAATTGAAAACCAACCACCTATGTGGTATCGTAAATGTCCGCAAATTGTTTATATTGTTCAGGGAGAAGAACAAATCGTCTACCGAGGGCAACTCTATACCCTAAGAGCACGACAAGGAGTCATCCTTTTTAAATCCGGTGGTCCCCACATCAGTCATATCGTTACCTCAAAGACTATTCCGTTTCGCGACTGCCTATGGTTTGATTTCCTCCCATCCGGCTGCGTGGTTCATCGCTGTCAATTATCTTTTAAAGAACATCTAAGCGGACCTCACTACATGTTGCTGGATCCTAAACTGCAGGAAATCTTTCAAGAGTTGGAGGAAGAGTTAAACTGCTCGAGTCGCAGCAACCCGTTAATTGTCAAATCGCTCTTGATGTCCCTCTTCAGCCTATTGGTAAGGGCAAAACTTTTACCTCTAAAGGCAGTGGTTTATCCCCTTAAAGAGAGTGAGAAACTACCCTTACCGCTGCGGAAAGCAATACAAATAATGCATCGTTCCTATAACCGACCGTTTTCTTTGACGCGATTGGCTCAAGTGTGCGGTTTTAGTCCCTTTCACTTTTGCCGTGTGTTCAAGAATTACCTAGGCACAACACCTCTGCGTTACCTCACTCAATTGCGCTTAGAAATTGCTCGTAGACTTTTGGAAACATCATCTTTGTCAATCACAGAAATCGCCCATTTGGTTGGCTATTCTAACCCTGCTTATTTGACTCGCCTCTTCTGTAGGTTCTTCAACATCCCTCCGACGAAGGTTCGTCCACAACCCAGACCCTCTCATCATCCTGAACCTACCCAAAAGTAA